In Deltaproteobacteria bacterium, a single genomic region encodes these proteins:
- the nhaA gene encoding Na+/H+ antiporter NhaA, whose amino-acid sequence MGAIYSREQERYIQVLAGTILKPFQKFFRTEASGGILLMAAAAAAMAAANSPFGDAYRHLWEITAGVSIASFRLEQTLHHWINDGLMSVFFFLVGLEIKREVLVGELRSVSRASLPLAAALGGMVVPAALYLLLNFGGEGARGWGVPMSTDIAFALGALALLGRSVPPALLVFLTALAIVDDLGAILVIALFYTEQLSVGALAAALFILALSYIINRMGVRRTLPYVLLGFALWLMLLKSGIHATVAGVLLAMTIPATVTIRHNEFVNVMERQLGYLTGNDRGVNVCPVELDHDGRQALFRSLEEACHRAQPPLERIEQSLHPWVVYVIMPLFAFANAGVAVDTGALWTAFTDPVFLGVTAGLVIGKQAGVFAFSYGAVRLGLATLPTGVDWRHIYGVGLLSGIGFTMSLFVGNLAFTDPELLATVKLAVIISSIAAGTAGFGFLWFVTGRKGRGRREEERRGGRGQADPLG is encoded by the coding sequence ATGGGCGCGATCTATTCGAGGGAACAGGAGCGTTACATTCAGGTGCTGGCCGGGACGATCCTCAAGCCCTTTCAGAAGTTCTTCAGGACCGAGGCCTCGGGCGGGATACTGCTCATGGCGGCCGCCGCGGCGGCCATGGCCGCGGCCAACTCCCCCTTCGGCGACGCCTACCGCCACCTCTGGGAGATAACGGCCGGAGTGTCCATAGCGTCGTTCAGGCTCGAGCAGACCCTGCACCACTGGATAAACGACGGCCTCATGTCGGTCTTCTTCTTCCTCGTGGGCCTGGAGATAAAGCGCGAGGTGCTGGTCGGCGAGCTGCGCAGCGTTTCGAGGGCGTCGCTGCCCCTTGCGGCGGCCCTGGGCGGCATGGTGGTGCCCGCCGCCCTATACCTGCTCCTGAACTTCGGAGGAGAGGGGGCCAGGGGCTGGGGCGTGCCCATGAGCACCGACATCGCCTTCGCCCTCGGGGCCCTCGCGCTCCTGGGCCGCTCGGTGCCGCCGGCGCTTCTCGTCTTTCTCACGGCCCTTGCCATAGTGGACGACCTCGGCGCCATCCTGGTGATAGCCCTCTTCTACACCGAGCAGTTGAGCGTAGGCGCCCTCGCGGCGGCGCTCTTCATCCTCGCCCTCTCCTACATCATCAACCGCATGGGCGTGCGCAGGACACTGCCCTACGTGCTGCTCGGCTTTGCGCTCTGGCTCATGCTCCTCAAGTCGGGCATCCACGCCACCGTGGCCGGCGTGCTCCTTGCCATGACCATACCGGCGACCGTAACGATACGCCACAACGAGTTCGTAAACGTCATGGAAAGACAGCTCGGATACCTGACGGGAAACGACCGGGGTGTCAACGTCTGCCCCGTCGAGCTCGATCACGACGGCAGGCAGGCCCTCTTCCGCTCGCTCGAGGAGGCGTGCCACAGGGCCCAGCCGCCGCTCGAGCGCATCGAGCAGTCGCTCCATCCCTGGGTCGTCTACGTCATAATGCCGCTCTTCGCCTTTGCCAACGCCGGCGTGGCCGTCGATACCGGCGCCCTGTGGACGGCCTTCACCGACCCGGTCTTCCTCGGCGTGACGGCGGGGCTCGTAATCGGCAAGCAGGCCGGTGTCTTCGCCTTCTCCTACGGCGCCGTGAGACTGGGCCTTGCCACACTTCCGACCGGTGTGGACTGGCGCCACATATACGGCGTGGGGCTGCTCTCCGGCATAGGCTTCACCATGTCGCTCTTTGTGGGGAACCTGGCCTTCACGGACCCGGAGCTGCTGGCCACGGTCAAGCTGGCCGTCATAATCTCGTCGATAGCGGCCGGCACGGCGGGCTTCGGTTTTCTCTGGTTCGTCACCGGGCGCAAGGGGAGGGGCCGGCGGGAGGAGGAAAGGCGAGGGGGCCGCGGCCAAGCTGACCCCCTCGGATAG
- a CDS encoding cyclic nucleotide-binding domain-containing protein — MALDKKTVAAVKDRAESLFGDGRLRDALAAYGRIEGESRSDPRISLRMGDICRRLGETGRAVAFYRRAADHFAALGFTVKAIAVCKMVLAIDPSLEEVHHKLAALCSRGGAGSGTAADRLRELEKKVPRTPLFSDLTRAEFLDLVRRVRLRELGAGQTLFEEGDPGDSIFIVSGGELEVTGRARHGQPVRLAVLRERDFFGEFSFFSGARRRAAVRALADSEVLEISKADIDKVTARHPRVSEVLFDFYKERVALRLMALTDLFRPLGGDERRAVVARLGRRGFEAGETVVEEGTRGDTMFLIKEGRVEVWCRGPEGGKKVLAELGEGDFFGEVAMATNRPRVASVTALTPLETLVFDRAVMRDVVTRHPEVREELAGVIKRRVAGVHRARRAAAAGLL; from the coding sequence ATGGCGCTTGACAAGAAGACGGTGGCGGCCGTAAAGGATAGGGCCGAGAGTCTCTTCGGCGACGGCAGGCTCAGGGACGCCCTGGCCGCCTACGGCAGGATAGAGGGCGAGAGCCGGAGTGATCCGAGGATAAGCCTTCGCATGGGCGATATCTGCCGCAGGCTCGGCGAGACCGGGCGGGCCGTGGCCTTCTACCGCCGGGCGGCCGACCACTTCGCCGCCCTCGGTTTCACGGTCAAGGCCATCGCCGTCTGCAAGATGGTGCTCGCCATCGACCCCTCGCTCGAGGAGGTCCACCACAAGCTCGCCGCCCTGTGCAGCCGCGGCGGGGCCGGGTCGGGAACGGCCGCCGACAGGCTCAGGGAGCTCGAGAAGAAGGTGCCCAGGACGCCGCTCTTCTCTGACCTCACGCGGGCCGAGTTTCTCGACCTCGTCCGGCGCGTGCGCCTTAGGGAGCTCGGCGCCGGGCAGACGCTCTTCGAGGAGGGCGACCCCGGCGACTCCATATTCATCGTGTCGGGCGGCGAGCTCGAGGTCACGGGCCGCGCAAGGCATGGCCAGCCGGTGCGGCTCGCCGTGCTGCGCGAACGCGACTTCTTCGGGGAGTTCAGCTTCTTTTCCGGCGCCAGGCGGCGCGCCGCCGTCAGGGCGCTCGCAGACAGCGAGGTGCTCGAGATATCGAAGGCCGACATCGACAAGGTGACGGCGCGGCACCCGCGGGTCTCGGAGGTCCTCTTCGACTTCTACAAGGAGAGGGTCGCCCTCAGGCTCATGGCCCTCACCGACCTCTTCAGGCCGCTGGGCGGGGACGAGCGCCGCGCCGTGGTCGCGCGCCTGGGAAGGCGCGGCTTCGAGGCCGGAGAGACGGTCGTCGAGGAGGGGACCAGGGGCGACACCATGTTCCTCATAAAGGAGGGGAGGGTGGAGGTGTGGTGCCGCGGACCGGAAGGCGGGAAAAAGGTGCTGGCCGAGCTCGGCGAGGGGGACTTCTTCGGCGAGGTGGCCATGGCCACGAACAGGCCCCGCGTGGCGAGCGTGACGGCCCTCACGCCCCTTGAGACCCTCGTCTTCGACAGGGCCGTCATGAGGGATGTGGTGACCCGGCACCCGGAGGTGAGGGAGGAGCTCGCCGGGGTGATCAAAAGGCGCGTGGCCGGGGTGCACAGGGCCAGGCGCGCCGCGGCGGCGGGACTGCTGTGA
- a CDS encoding ABC transporter ATP-binding protein, with amino-acid sequence MSRGAPAERPQDPPGELVRVEKLCKSYGGGKTKLDVLRGVDLVIGEGQTMAVLGASGAGKSTLLNMIGVLDRPTAGEVFYRSRPISQLGQAELAAFRNRKIGFVFQFHHLLPEFTALENVMLPALIGGEGRDEVRPRARALLEEVGLGDRLDHKPGELSGGEQQRTALVRALVQGPELVLADEPTGNLDTKTGEEVFELLLEFNRRGAASLVMVTHNEKLAARLDRRVRMVDGRIVEED; translated from the coding sequence GTGAGCCGCGGCGCGCCGGCCGAACGGCCCCAGGACCCGCCGGGCGAGCTCGTGAGGGTGGAGAAGCTCTGCAAGAGCTACGGCGGCGGCAAGACGAAGCTCGATGTCCTGCGGGGCGTGGACCTCGTCATAGGCGAGGGCCAGACCATGGCCGTGCTCGGCGCCTCGGGAGCCGGCAAGTCCACGCTGCTCAACATGATAGGGGTGCTCGACAGGCCGACGGCCGGAGAGGTCTTTTACCGCTCCCGCCCCATCTCGCAGCTCGGCCAGGCGGAGCTTGCGGCCTTCCGAAACCGCAAGATCGGCTTCGTCTTCCAGTTCCACCACCTCCTGCCGGAGTTCACGGCCCTGGAGAACGTCATGCTGCCGGCGCTCATAGGAGGGGAGGGCCGCGACGAGGTGCGTCCGAGGGCCCGGGCGCTGCTCGAAGAGGTGGGGCTGGGAGACCGCCTCGACCACAAGCCCGGCGAGCTCTCCGGCGGCGAACAGCAGCGCACCGCCCTGGTGAGGGCCCTGGTGCAGGGGCCGGAGCTCGTGCTCGCCGACGAGCCCACGGGGAACCTCGATACGAAGACGGGAGAGGAGGTCTTCGAGCTCCTTCTCGAGTTCAACAGGCGCGGCGCCGCGTCTCTCGTCATGGTGACCCATAACGAGAAGCTGGCGGCGAGGCTTGACAGAAGGGTCCGCATGGTCGACGGCAGGATCGTCGAGGAAGATTGA
- a CDS encoding enoyl-ACP reductase codes for MGLLEGKRAVVFGVANERSIAWAIAKAMRREGAELAFTYAGEPFEARVRPLARSLDSELILPCDVTDDDQIEAVFGAIKQRWGGLDLLVHSIAYANKEELKGEYINTSRTGFSLAMDVSAYSLVALARAARPLMKGREGKVITLSYYGSEKVVKNYNVMGVAKAALEASVRYLAEDLGPGGTRINAISAGPVKTLAAMGISGFRDILDHVDRKAPLRRNVTQEDVAGTAIYLLSDLSSGVTGETIYVDSGYNIIGV; via the coding sequence ATGGGGCTTCTTGAGGGGAAGAGGGCGGTAGTATTCGGGGTCGCAAACGAGAGGAGCATCGCCTGGGCCATCGCGAAGGCCATGAGGCGAGAAGGCGCCGAGCTTGCCTTCACCTATGCCGGGGAGCCTTTCGAGGCGAGGGTTCGTCCTCTTGCCCGGTCCCTCGATTCGGAGCTGATCCTGCCCTGCGACGTGACCGACGACGACCAGATAGAGGCTGTCTTCGGGGCCATAAAGCAGAGGTGGGGGGGGCTTGATCTCCTTGTCCACTCCATAGCCTACGCCAACAAGGAGGAGCTCAAGGGGGAGTACATAAACACCTCGCGCACCGGCTTCAGTCTCGCCATGGACGTGTCGGCCTACTCGCTCGTGGCCCTTGCGCGGGCCGCCCGTCCGCTCATGAAGGGCCGGGAAGGCAAGGTGATAACCCTCTCCTACTACGGCAGCGAGAAGGTGGTGAAGAACTATAACGTCATGGGTGTTGCCAAGGCGGCTCTCGAGGCCTCGGTCCGCTACCTCGCCGAGGACCTCGGCCCGGGCGGCACGCGGATAAACGCCATCTCCGCGGGGCCGGTCAAGACGCTTGCCGCCATGGGGATCTCCGGATTCCGCGACATCCTCGATCACGTGGACCGCAAGGCCCCGCTGCGCAGGAACGTGACCCAGGAGGACGTGGCTGGCACGGCCATCTACCTGCTCAGCGACCTCTCAAGCGGCGTGACCGGCGAGACCATCTACGTCGACTCGGGCTACAACATCATAGGCGTCTGA
- a CDS encoding GGDEF domain-containing protein, which yields MAHVLHICQHVCTDTTGKSERNQRAEISVAQSGKTRDREMTTQAIAHSLIRDVKRLVWMNIIFLAGISAVLLHFEGERSTSAATFLLTGLLFGAWNHVYINNYYRRKAESELDTSYMKLQEALSFDELTGVYNRRVGMQRLKEEFSRAHRNNLKLTLAMVDIDNFKFVNDNYGHQAGDVVLKTIAGNIKTWLREQDVIFRYGGEEFLIILPETDAARAAHPLERLRERLSSVTVRHDGHEIRTSVSIGVATVLDKERHETETIKRADSALYRAKRSGRNRIAYCDERQPALQVVTRAS from the coding sequence ATGGCACATGTCTTGCATATATGTCAACACGTCTGCACCGACACGACCGGGAAAAGCGAGCGCAATCAACGGGCGGAGATTTCAGTCGCACAGAGCGGAAAGACGAGGGACAGGGAGATGACCACACAAGCTATCGCTCACAGCCTCATACGGGATGTAAAGCGCCTGGTATGGATGAACATCATATTTCTCGCCGGCATCTCGGCCGTGCTGCTCCACTTCGAGGGCGAGCGGAGCACGTCGGCCGCCACCTTCCTGCTGACGGGACTGCTATTCGGCGCGTGGAACCACGTCTATATCAACAACTACTACAGGCGCAAGGCCGAGTCCGAGCTGGACACCTCCTACATGAAGCTCCAGGAGGCCCTCTCCTTCGACGAGCTCACGGGCGTCTACAACAGGCGCGTGGGCATGCAGCGCCTCAAGGAGGAGTTCTCGAGGGCCCATCGCAACAACCTCAAGCTCACCCTCGCCATGGTGGACATCGACAACTTCAAGTTCGTAAACGACAACTACGGCCACCAGGCCGGCGACGTGGTGCTCAAGACCATAGCCGGCAACATCAAGACGTGGCTGCGCGAGCAGGACGTCATATTCCGCTACGGCGGCGAGGAGTTCCTCATAATACTGCCCGAGACCGACGCCGCCCGGGCGGCCCATCCTCTCGAAAGGCTCAGGGAGAGGCTCTCGTCGGTGACGGTGCGCCACGACGGCCACGAGATAAGGACTTCCGTTAGCATAGGCGTGGCCACGGTGCTCGACAAGGAGCGCCACGAGACGGAGACGATAAAGAGGGCCGACAGCGCCCTCTACAGGGCCAAGCGCTCCGGCCGCAACCGTATCGCATACTGCGACGAAAGGCAGCCCGCCCTACAGGTTGTCACCAGGGCCTCGTAG
- a CDS encoding DNA helicase UvrD produces MRIIADLHVHTGYSRATSREMTLENMALWAARKGIDLLGTGDFTHPAHMAAIEEKLEPAEPGLYVLSGVSGPAASVRYMLTAEVSNIYRQDGRTRKIHTLIFVPSVEAARRLNSTLAALGNIRSDGRPIFGFSARDLVKIVLDASDEAMVVPAHAWTPWFSIFGSRSGFDSIEECFGEWSPRIRAIETGLSSDPPMNRRISALDGITLISNSDAHSPSKLGREANVLDCGLDYRSVTSALSGEGPGRLLYTIEYYPEEGKYHYDGHRGCGVLYAPKRTREMEGRCLVCGAEVTVGVMSRVEELADRSEEEVAAMDVPARRLVPLQEILAEVLGRGPATKAVTKEYLRLVDEAGGEFALLLDMDRDDIEKMAGPRVAEAVSRVRSGRINVRPGFDGEFGKISIFDPLEPPLPKPPPQPTLF; encoded by the coding sequence GTGAGGATAATAGCCGATCTCCACGTCCACACGGGCTACTCGCGGGCCACGAGCCGCGAGATGACGCTGGAGAACATGGCCCTGTGGGCCGCCCGAAAGGGGATAGATCTCCTCGGCACCGGCGACTTCACCCATCCGGCCCACATGGCGGCCATCGAGGAGAAGCTCGAGCCGGCGGAGCCCGGTCTCTACGTCCTCTCCGGCGTCTCCGGCCCCGCCGCCTCGGTGCGCTACATGCTCACCGCCGAGGTGAGCAACATCTACAGGCAGGACGGCCGCACGCGCAAGATCCACACCCTCATCTTCGTCCCCTCCGTCGAGGCCGCCCGCCGCCTGAACTCCACCCTCGCCGCCCTCGGGAACATCCGCTCCGACGGACGCCCCATATTCGGCTTCTCCGCGCGCGACCTCGTGAAGATCGTCCTCGACGCAAGCGACGAGGCCATGGTCGTGCCGGCCCACGCCTGGACCCCCTGGTTCTCCATCTTCGGCAGCAGGTCGGGCTTCGACTCCATCGAGGAGTGCTTCGGCGAGTGGTCGCCCCGCATACGCGCCATAGAGACGGGCCTCTCCTCGGACCCCCCGATGAACCGGCGCATATCGGCGCTGGACGGCATAACGCTCATATCGAACTCCGACGCCCACTCGCCGTCGAAGCTCGGCCGGGAGGCCAATGTCCTCGACTGCGGGCTCGACTACCGCTCCGTCACCTCGGCCCTGAGCGGCGAGGGGCCGGGAAGGCTCCTCTACACCATCGAGTACTACCCGGAGGAGGGCAAGTACCACTACGACGGACACCGCGGCTGCGGCGTGCTCTACGCCCCGAAGCGTACCCGCGAGATGGAAGGGCGCTGCCTCGTCTGCGGCGCGGAGGTCACGGTGGGTGTCATGAGCCGTGTCGAGGAACTGGCCGACAGGAGCGAGGAGGAGGTGGCCGCCATGGACGTGCCGGCCCGCCGCCTGGTGCCCCTCCAGGAGATACTGGCCGAGGTCCTGGGCAGGGGACCGGCCACCAAGGCCGTCACGAAAGAGTACCTGAGGCTCGTGGACGAGGCGGGCGGCGAGTTCGCCCTCCTGCTCGACATGGACAGAGACGATATAGAGAAGATGGCCGGGCCGAGAGTGGCCGAGGCGGTCTCGCGCGTGCGCTCGGGACGCATAAACGTAAGGCCCGGCTTCGACGGCGAGTTCGGAAAGATAAGCATCTTCGACCCCCTCGAACCCCCGCTCCCCAAACCTCCGCCGCAGCCCACCCTCTTCTGA
- the lysS gene encoding lysine--tRNA ligase: protein MEERSQQFNQRLAKVKRLRELGVEPYPNDFKPAHTALEVAGRYADSDAAELEECADELSLAGRIVALRRFGKASFAHIQDRTGRIQVYFRKDILGPETYDIFKLSDIGDFIGVTGRPFRTRTGELTVEAATFRFLAKGLNPLPEKWHGLKDVELRYRKRYLDLIVNPQVREVFRKRSRIIRFIREFFDARDFMEVETPMMHKVPGGAAARPFVTHHNALDRDLYLRIAPELYLKRLVVGGFERVYEINKNFRNEGVSTRHNPEFTMLEFYQAYADFEDLMALTEELVSGLALEVNGTTRVSVDGVEIDLAPPWERITVKEAVLRHSDADERIFDDKAAALAYASKIGLDLPEAFSHGKVLLEIFEAVAEPNLIEPTFVTHYPLDVSPLSRRSDGDPRLVDRFELLVKGNEIANAFSELNDPVDQRNRFLAQLEERAAGDTEAHLMDEDFIEALEYGMPPTAGEGIGIDRLVMLLTESPSIRDVILFPHMR from the coding sequence GTGGAAGAGAGATCGCAGCAGTTCAACCAGAGGCTCGCCAAGGTCAAAAGGCTGCGCGAGCTCGGCGTGGAGCCCTATCCCAACGACTTCAAGCCCGCCCACACGGCGCTCGAGGTCGCCGGGCGTTACGCGGACAGCGACGCCGCCGAGCTCGAAGAGTGCGCCGACGAGCTGAGCCTTGCAGGCAGGATCGTGGCCCTGAGAAGGTTCGGCAAGGCGAGTTTCGCCCACATCCAGGACCGCACGGGACGCATCCAGGTCTACTTCAGGAAGGACATACTCGGCCCCGAGACCTACGACATCTTCAAGCTCAGCGACATCGGCGACTTCATAGGCGTTACGGGCCGTCCATTCAGGACGAGGACCGGCGAGCTCACCGTCGAGGCCGCAACGTTCCGCTTCCTGGCCAAGGGACTCAACCCCCTGCCCGAGAAGTGGCACGGCCTCAAGGACGTGGAGCTTCGATACCGCAAGCGCTACCTCGACCTCATAGTCAACCCACAGGTGAGGGAGGTCTTCAGGAAGCGCTCGCGCATCATAAGGTTCATAAGGGAGTTCTTCGACGCCAGGGACTTCATGGAGGTCGAAACGCCCATGATGCACAAGGTGCCCGGCGGCGCGGCGGCAAGGCCCTTCGTGACCCATCACAACGCCCTCGACAGGGACCTCTATCTGCGCATAGCGCCGGAGCTCTACTTGAAGCGCCTGGTCGTGGGCGGCTTCGAGCGTGTCTACGAGATAAACAAGAACTTCCGCAACGAGGGCGTCTCGACGCGCCACAACCCGGAGTTCACCATGCTCGAGTTCTACCAGGCCTACGCCGACTTCGAGGACCTCATGGCGCTGACCGAAGAACTCGTAAGCGGCCTGGCCCTGGAGGTGAACGGCACCACGAGGGTGAGCGTCGACGGCGTGGAGATAGACCTCGCTCCGCCGTGGGAGAGGATAACGGTGAAGGAGGCCGTGCTTCGCCACAGCGACGCCGACGAGAGGATATTCGACGACAAGGCGGCGGCCCTGGCCTATGCCTCGAAGATCGGTCTCGATCTCCCCGAGGCCTTCAGCCACGGCAAGGTGCTTCTCGAGATATTCGAGGCCGTGGCCGAGCCAAACCTGATAGAGCCCACGTTCGTGACCCATTATCCGCTGGACGTGTCGCCGCTTTCGCGCAGGAGCGACGGGGACCCGCGCCTCGTGGACCGCTTCGAGCTGCTCGTCAAGGGCAACGAGATAGCCAACGCCTTCTCCGAGCTCAACGACCCGGTGGACCAGCGCAACCGTTTCCTCGCCCAGCTCGAAGAGCGCGCCGCCGGAGACACGGAGGCCCACTTGATGGACGAGGACTTCATCGAGGCCCTCGAGTACGGCATGCCGCCCACGGCCGGAGAGGGCATAGGCATAGACAGGCTCGTCATGCTCCTTACGGAGAGCCCGTCCATCCGCGACGTCATACTCTTTCCGCACATGCGGTGA
- a CDS encoding diguanylate cyclase, translating into MLRIRTRLLLGYSVGVLLFLVVGSIGLYSRQTLSDALGNVGSAAVELDVLHKLTLAVHMGLVMPPNNYVLTADPAERTRFDDGLRDAESLLSRYGALAGSDRRLLDDMRSRISELRTLGGEIFSLPPDRLDYASARLSRLNDASRTLLHRLRIAGSEKEAELESRIERGQRVLTFVSRSMMAGAAAVLILGVLTILYLDRMVRIPVERLSDGVKGIGAGRWTKVEIDDDAEIGRLAEEFNAMVDRLSEYYEALESKVAERTRELEEANRRLEILAVTDGLTGLYNHRYFYERLAQEFHRTVRYGRPLSFLMIDIDRFKEINDTHGHMEGDKILCELTRIIRRGVRETDIAARYGGEEFAVILPEIDKEGAAVLGERLRLMIENHDWRTVTAGLVERVTVSIGIASWPDDAENAQGLVAEADRALYEAKQKGRNRVVMAHRRATV; encoded by the coding sequence ATGCTTCGCATAAGGACACGTCTTCTCCTGGGATACAGCGTCGGCGTCCTTCTGTTCCTCGTCGTGGGCTCCATAGGGCTCTATTCGCGCCAGACCCTCTCCGACGCGCTGGGGAATGTGGGCAGCGCGGCCGTCGAGCTCGACGTGCTCCACAAGCTGACCCTCGCAGTCCACATGGGCCTTGTCATGCCCCCCAACAACTACGTCCTCACCGCAGACCCGGCCGAGCGCACCCGCTTCGACGACGGCCTGCGCGACGCCGAGTCACTCCTCTCCCGCTACGGCGCCCTTGCCGGCAGTGACAGGAGACTGCTCGACGACATGAGGTCGAGGATCTCCGAGCTCAGGACCCTGGGCGGCGAGATCTTCAGCCTGCCGCCCGACAGACTCGACTACGCCTCCGCCCGCCTCTCCCGCCTCAACGACGCCTCGCGGACGCTGCTCCACAGGCTGCGCATCGCCGGAAGCGAAAAGGAGGCCGAGCTCGAGAGCCGCATCGAACGCGGACAGCGGGTCTTGACCTTCGTATCCCGCTCCATGATGGCCGGAGCGGCCGCCGTGCTGATCCTCGGCGTGCTCACCATCCTCTACCTCGACCGCATGGTGAGGATCCCCGTGGAAAGACTCAGCGACGGCGTCAAGGGCATAGGCGCCGGCCGGTGGACGAAGGTGGAGATAGATGACGACGCCGAGATAGGCAGGCTGGCCGAGGAGTTCAACGCCATGGTCGACAGGCTCAGCGAGTACTACGAGGCCCTCGAGAGCAAGGTTGCCGAGAGGACCCGCGAACTGGAGGAGGCCAACAGGCGGCTCGAGATCCTTGCCGTGACCGACGGCCTGACAGGCCTATACAACCACCGCTACTTCTACGAACGCCTCGCCCAGGAATTCCACCGCACCGTGCGCTACGGCCGCCCCCTCTCCTTCCTCATGATAGACATCGACCGCTTCAAGGAGATAAACGACACCCACGGTCACATGGAGGGCGACAAGATACTCTGCGAGCTGACCCGCATCATAAGACGCGGCGTGCGCGAGACCGACATCGCGGCCCGTTACGGCGGCGAGGAGTTCGCCGTCATCCTGCCGGAGATCGACAAGGAAGGCGCCGCCGTCCTCGGCGAAAGACTGAGACTCATGATCGAGAACCACGACTGGCGGACCGTCACAGCCGGCCTCGTCGAACGCGTCACCGTGAGCATAGGGATCGCTTCCTGGCCCGACGACGCCGAAAACGCCCAGGGCCTCGTGGCCGAGGCCGACAGGGCCCTCTACGAGGCCAAACAAAAAGGCCGCAACAGGGTCGTCATGGCCCATCGCCGCGCCACCGTCTGA
- a CDS encoding lipoprotein-releasing ABC transporter permease subunit, producing MSYPLFIGLRYLKAKRKQTFISVITFISILGITVGVTALIVVLSVMTGFEEDLREKILGLNAHVTVMEFGSGMEEYKRVVEEVKGVEGVIGATPFIYSQAMLSSLSGVYGVVVRGVDIDTAGEVIVVPRRLKAGSMEGLRAGFAESPGRTPGILIGSELAANLGVGLGDEVSVISPAGTVTAVGTMPRMATFRVAGVFELGMYEYDTSVVFISLENAQTFFRLGRAATGVEVRVRDLYRAAEVAAAIEERLDGPYWTRTWMEMNKNLFSALKLEKVAMFIILALIILVAALNIISTLIMVVMEKTKDIAILKSMGATSAGIMRIFMIEGLVIGVTGTALGTALGLAAAFNLEEIVAFLERLFHFKLLPPSVYYIDRLPSKVEPLVVAAVAAMSVSISFLATLYPSWQASRLDPVEGLRYE from the coding sequence ATGTCCTATCCCCTGTTCATAGGCCTGCGGTACCTGAAGGCCAAGCGCAAGCAGACCTTCATATCGGTCATCACCTTCATATCCATACTGGGCATCACCGTCGGTGTCACGGCGCTCATAGTAGTTCTGTCGGTCATGACGGGCTTCGAGGAGGACCTGCGCGAGAAGATACTGGGGCTCAACGCCCACGTGACGGTCATGGAATTCGGCAGCGGCATGGAGGAGTACAAGAGGGTCGTCGAGGAGGTGAAGGGCGTGGAGGGGGTGATCGGCGCAACGCCCTTCATATACAGCCAGGCCATGCTCTCAAGCCTCAGCGGCGTGTACGGCGTGGTGGTGCGCGGCGTGGACATCGACACGGCGGGTGAGGTGATCGTCGTGCCCCGCCGCCTTAAGGCCGGCTCCATGGAGGGGCTCAGGGCGGGCTTTGCCGAGAGTCCGGGCCGCACGCCGGGCATACTCATCGGCTCGGAGCTTGCCGCAAACCTCGGCGTGGGGCTCGGCGACGAGGTGAGCGTCATTTCGCCCGCCGGGACCGTCACCGCCGTGGGCACCATGCCGAGGATGGCCACCTTCCGGGTGGCCGGCGTCTTCGAGCTCGGCATGTACGAGTACGACACGTCGGTGGTCTTCATCTCGCTCGAGAACGCCCAGACCTTCTTCCGGCTCGGCCGCGCGGCAACGGGCGTGGAGGTGAGGGTGAGAGACCTCTACAGGGCCGCCGAGGTGGCGGCGGCCATAGAGGAAAGACTGGACGGACCGTACTGGACGCGCACGTGGATGGAGATGAACAAGAACCTCTTCAGCGCACTCAAGCTCGAGAAGGTGGCCATGTTCATCATCCTTGCGCTCATAATACTCGTGGCGGCGCTCAACATCATAAGCACGCTCATCATGGTCGTCATGGAGAAGACCAAGGACATAGCCATCCTGAAGAGCATGGGGGCCACGTCGGCGGGCATAATGCGCATATTCATGATCGAGGGGCTCGTCATAGGGGTCACGGGCACGGCGCTCGGCACTGCGCTCGGCCTTGCGGCGGCCTTCAACCTCGAGGAGATCGTCGCCTTCCTGGAGCGGCTCTTCCACTTCAAGCTCCTTCCGCCGAGCGTCTATTATATCGACAGGCTCCCGTCGAAGGTGGAGCCGCTCGTGGTGGCGGCCGTGGCCGCCATGTCGGTGAGCATAAGCTTTCTCGCCACGCTCTATCCATCGTGGCAGGCATCGAGACTCGACCCGGTCGAGGGGCTGCGTTATGAGTAG